A region of Candidatus Zymogenus saltonus DNA encodes the following proteins:
- a CDS encoding DUF262 domain-containing protein has protein sequence MLVNSPRPVEFRTIKKLITRLNASRESERNILISVYDMDVPSWQRQIVWTEEDKGLLAYSILRNYPIGMMVLWKKKSGIRVPIDGRQRLTAIRDFYEGSVPIPNLKFIPDELKNKKYKLLEGDEEKGYRQLDIEYRENYDDYETTIVEYENLDEKTAMDIFVKLQGGKPLNKTEIRAALGGKLCNFVTEMTSKLTLTSDDIEEIETPSKHPFFQKINIKNYRKAHRNLCDILLHEFVYPGQDKHWSSLETLYLDKSTTITDQEKRQFVKVLGQFQKAVEIEESGHKIILPQLKSVF, from the coding sequence ATGTTGGTTAACAGTCCAAGACCTGTCGAATTTCGTACAATAAAAAAACTTATTACAAGATTAAACGCAAGTAGGGAGTCTGAACGAAATATACTAATTTCAGTTTATGATATGGATGTGCCTTCTTGGCAGCGTCAAATTGTATGGACTGAAGAAGATAAAGGACTTCTTGCATACAGCATTTTAAGAAACTACCCTATTGGAATGATGGTGTTGTGGAAGAAAAAGAGTGGTATTCGTGTACCTATTGACGGGCGTCAAAGATTAACTGCTATTAGGGATTTTTATGAAGGTTCAGTACCAATTCCAAATTTAAAATTCATTCCAGATGAATTAAAGAATAAAAAATATAAACTACTCGAAGGGGATGAGGAAAAAGGATATAGACAACTTGATATAGAATATCGAGAAAATTATGATGATTATGAAACCACTATTGTAGAATACGAAAATCTCGACGAAAAAACGGCAATGGATATCTTTGTAAAACTTCAAGGAGGGAAACCTCTTAATAAAACAGAGATAAGAGCTGCTTTAGGCGGTAAGTTGTGTAATTTTGTAACTGAAATGACAAGTAAACTAACACTAACAAGTGACGATATTGAAGAAATAGAGACTCCCTCAAAACATCCTTTTTTTCAAAAAATAAATATTAAAAATTACCGTAAAGCACATAGAAACTTATGTGATATACTTTTACACGAATTTGTATATCCGGGCCAGGATAAACATTGGAGTAGTTTAGAAACTCTTTATCTTGATAAATCTACAACTATTACTGACCAAGAAAAAAGGCAATTTGTAAAAGTATTAGGTCAATTCCAAAAAGCAGTTGAAATAGAAGAATCAGGTCATAAGATTATTCTTCCTCAACTAAAAAGTGTTTTTTAA
- a CDS encoding methyltransferase domain-containing protein, producing MSSTSSYIEKLLLSHLMTEPVIREAVDWLDLPVDSRGLDAGCGIGLHLPIMLDAVGKNGHVTGLDISREFLDYGEVMLTEKGLVGRFSLKQGGVERLPFNDDQFDWAWSCNLVGYYSGHEPVPSLKELSRVVRPNGTVAVIFWSSQQLLPGYPMIEARLNATSAGIAPFSAGMDPKSHSIRGLVWFRDAGLKDAAVKTFLGEVRPPLSDKMKDAMASLFDMRWGGARSEVAEETWGEYLRLTEPGSADFILNLDDYYAFFTYTMFWGVV from the coding sequence ATGTCAAGCACGAGTTCCTATATCGAAAAACTGCTGCTTTCCCACCTGATGACGGAGCCGGTGATTCGCGAGGCGGTTGATTGGCTCGATCTTCCCGTGGACAGCCGCGGCCTCGATGCGGGGTGCGGGATCGGCCTCCACCTCCCAATAATGTTGGACGCCGTCGGAAAGAACGGGCACGTCACCGGCCTCGACATCTCCCGCGAGTTTCTCGACTACGGCGAGGTGATGCTGACGGAAAAGGGTCTTGTCGGAAGGTTTTCCCTCAAGCAAGGGGGCGTTGAAAGACTCCCTTTCAATGACGATCAATTCGACTGGGCGTGGAGCTGTAACCTCGTGGGGTATTATTCCGGCCACGAGCCGGTTCCCTCCCTTAAGGAGCTGTCGCGCGTTGTGAGGCCGAACGGCACGGTAGCCGTTATCTTCTGGTCTTCCCAGCAGCTGCTGCCCGGTTACCCGATGATCGAGGCGAGGCTCAACGCAACCTCCGCGGGGATCGCTCCCTTCAGCGCGGGGATGGACCCAAAATCGCACTCCATTAGGGGACTGGTCTGGTTTCGGGATGCCGGCTTGAAGGACGCCGCCGTCAAGACCTTCTTGGGTGAGGTTCGCCCGCCCTTGTCGGACAAAATGAAAGACGCGATGGCCTCGCTCTTCGATATGCGCTGGGGCGGGGCGAGGTCGGAGGTGGCGGAAGAGACCTGGGGCGAGTACCTGCGCTTAACCGAGCCGGGGTCGGCCGACTTCATCCTGAACCTCGATGACTATTACGCCTTTTTCACATATACGATGTTTTGGGGCGTTGTATAA
- a CDS encoding HNH endonuclease: MSFTSALSNAGYAKNRINKRHQILMSFIFRKYPSISLKDRQRSFTEAQKIAIWDRAEMQCEWIENNERCKERFGDFREADADHIIKWNEGGPTSIENGRLLCRKHNRSRR; encoded by the coding sequence TTGTCATTCACATCTGCTTTAAGTAATGCAGGGTATGCAAAAAATCGTATCAATAAACGACATCAAATATTAATGTCCTTTATATTTAGGAAATACCCTTCTATTTCTCTAAAGGATAGGCAAAGATCCTTTACAGAAGCACAGAAAATTGCAATCTGGGATAGAGCAGAAATGCAATGCGAATGGATTGAAAATAATGAAAGATGCAAAGAAAGATTTGGTGATTTCAGAGAAGCTGATGCTGATCATATAATTAAATGGAATGAAGGTGGGCCTACTTCAATAGAGAATGGACGATTACTTTGTAGAAAACACAACAGGTCTAGAAGATAA
- a CDS encoding C-GCAxxG-C-C family protein has protein sequence MKSSTRGRLYLVKNLNCALATVEALQDLTGTRDDLILKAVTGLEGGVVASGSTCGVLTAGAIFIAQFFDKEIAKGGPAAEALLLKKVGKYVDWFGGRFRTTLCSGRSRVDFYTAWGQIRYFVPGDRLFRCIRHIGESVRFVEENVKAGLDFADLSHEAKNNMSCAGEVLRRVDERTGIGIDMGPLERISIVHNGGVGLSGGVCGALAGSVIAVNSIFGMDVRSSNFPRNVRDFIVGHLNLILKRPVGMPEPFGLGREIVSEFKREAGSVNCSEIVRRKFRDLADFEAFYPKSDRCHKLIDFASEISCRTIEKWSHKGSI, from the coding sequence ATGAAGAGCTCGACCAGGGGAAGACTCTACCTTGTCAAGAACCTGAACTGCGCCCTCGCGACGGTGGAGGCCCTTCAGGACTTGACGGGTACGCGGGACGATCTAATCCTAAAGGCCGTCACCGGCCTTGAGGGGGGCGTTGTTGCGTCCGGTTCCACCTGCGGAGTCCTGACCGCTGGAGCTATCTTTATAGCGCAATTCTTTGATAAAGAAATAGCTAAAGGCGGCCCGGCGGCCGAGGCGTTGCTCCTTAAGAAAGTGGGGAAATACGTCGATTGGTTCGGGGGGAGGTTCAGGACCACACTTTGCAGTGGGAGATCCAGGGTGGATTTCTACACGGCTTGGGGGCAGATCAGGTATTTCGTTCCCGGCGACAGGCTCTTTCGCTGCATCCGCCACATCGGGGAGAGCGTGAGGTTTGTCGAGGAAAACGTGAAGGCAGGTCTTGATTTTGCGGATTTGTCTCACGAAGCAAAAAACAACATGTCCTGCGCGGGAGAGGTTCTGAGGCGCGTGGACGAGAGGACGGGAATTGGTATTGATATGGGGCCGTTGGAGCGGATCTCCATTGTCCACAACGGCGGCGTGGGCCTTTCGGGCGGGGTCTGCGGGGCGCTGGCCGGCTCTGTGATCGCCGTAAATTCCATCTTTGGGATGGACGTGAGGAGCTCGAACTTTCCCCGAAACGTCCGGGACTTCATCGTCGGGCACCTAAACCTGATCTTGAAAAGGCCGGTGGGGATGCCGGAGCCCTTCGGCCTCGGCAGGGAGATCGTCTCCGAGTTCAAGAGAGAGGCCGGCTCCGTAAATTGCTCGGAGATCGTCAGGAGGAAGTTTCGCGACCTCGCCGACTTCGAGGCCTTTTATCCGAAAAGCGACAGGTGCCACAAGCTGATAGATTTCGCTTCGGAGATCTCATGCAGGACTATTGAAAAATGGAGCCATAAGGGGAGTATATGA